attcgaaacctatacaaccctcgtttcttatggatgcgtcgccatcgcgactgttatttgaatgtttgagttttcttaaactcatgactataaacgataatccctaggtctacgtactcatttatttgagttgattcattactctgatgcagcactatttgctgacaaaagatcccaaaaataaagaattctatgggacacacttaaagtgatttaatgaacgtctatgacgttgtattatcagagttgaccttgatgcatactccacatccaagaaacgcatgccctttttggcacctgtatctatttcttgagggaattttggagatggaaaagtaacattcttccattctcaagtaagcaaacatttttgagcctcaggctaaggctccgcccaatccgatatgcaagattttgttgctacggacttttgattagtcactctattttgactatgtcttctgcttactatttttcaagtatgacgttggcattgccatgattattgctcgactttatcctaagtcgtctattggaattggaagcttgtttatgttgtattaaatattggcatattctataaaatttctcgtctttcttggacttgtgagaattttatttgccttggcttagcatgcatggtcaacgtttacaactcacgtggtttttaaattggccgcttttgggttacatgggaccccaatagcactacattgtgattttggactttgaaatttggaaaacggacctcggaacgtcaaaattgacgtcgttttttccggttactattccggcgtttccggaacgttttccggcgttttaccggcgtattcgccgccttccggccatttgccggcgtttccggcaccaccatccggttccggacggcgttacctgtcggacctgaagttacggcctccataccggccaggtccGGCCACCGCCGGCCAGATTTCTGGCAATtggtgccgccggcttccgacgagtttttccgacgttttttttttcgtcgtttctcgtcatttttccggcatatctcagcagttcttgctgccatgttttcctagtccaaaattcacccggttttgagttaatttgacatggttttccggttaattttccggttttctccaagtcgtttcatagctcaaatgattttattattattggtgaccacccgcaccaattggatggtttttaccacctaaattgtttggtattcaacttctccaataccatgtttttccaactcttgagttgaagaatgtagttctattgccatgtgatacattcgatgggattgccatttgtttcaatcccctctcttacaatatcctacggcatattgtgtagagaagttcaccgcattgttgactctcttaatcttcattttgggaatgtcccgccgtgaaatcgagtgtcttgctaattgcgtaaccacccacactgtcctacggcgcaggtagttgttttacggatctcgtgcggagattgtgttgtatatcttcgtgccttgctaagttttaaaggccatacatgccaatgatggattttcatcttgatatttgtgttaagaatggagaggaataaatctgtcagatttcattgacagtatctttttcaagcttcgacagtagctttgttagcctgcatacatcgttttgcttgcctgcagcagtagctttatgtaactcaagattctttgaatcatgggttcggttttactgtcttctcggttttgacatgatcgttttttggtcattttgaacaagatatgatgattcgagttctttgaaattcacattatcatctatttttcatgttcacgaagtgattggaggaccacctcacccatgctccacacggtgaggccgagcctgcctatttcggcggctccatggcgttaaggccgtcggtggcggcatctcctccttcacaggagcttgtgatgcctcccgtgtcttctaatgcctccatgacaatctctgatgccaatcgctcattttgcaaagcttgttcttttgctagatttcaaggaagtccttatttgctaaggctccaaccgagaacattccattcttacaaagtatttaaggtgacattagtggaccctatccaaccgaatacggacatttttcggtatttttatggtataggttaagagcatcgacgcgttggtcacacgtcactttgctttccacaagaaacgctgcattcgctaaagtttttagctatgatcatcatcctacgggctcaccacccttcctatcctctcaaatctatttgattggatatcgttggagagttcaccaccacgactttgatgatttcgttttgcatatctacggggatcgtcgttgaacatattattcctcatgtttattcactgcacgatctagcagagctcggacttggttatgggtactaacctgccgatttttgcatgtaaTGATTTTGCATGCAgcaacacttattcgtttcagacccacaacttgccaagcgtttagtgcgtaccagatggtcactggatacagtcccaacgttcttttcactaacgcctatttggttaaagttatttatgtgcccctattgtagttatctcaatgggtctacttgaaatgattaagtattctggttggttatgatttatgaatcaccaacacttgtccgctatttccaatctacaaacgttgatctctatcctgcgatattagcagacggtcactttgatgagacatacttcccgtcgttagggggagatatggaatgctctcattccggttttaacgccaggaattgacgtggtgtggcactatgtcttattaagatcccgcactactcaaagtgagtaaatgtgcaacgcattatcgacctccagaaagtcaaagattcgatgctcaatgactttaccgatattgcgaaagtgacgagatcgcacataaatgctgtgatgtgccggtaaggttgggactctcagaatatgagagaatttcatatgacctggtcctagcaccgttggcaccatccctgacagtgggaaggaagccggcgatggcaccatcgtacgttgtggtgttgtcggcgcccgtggcattgcaccacaaaacaagggcggcaaacgcaaagatggactagtaagggtcatagcttcggtcttggctcctgcctagatgagggggagaccattattctctagaatcaaaactagaaagaagcgaagtgcgtaggcacaagtatttcgcccatcatcaagagatattctctaaacatgtgtatcaactaagtttctgtgggacgctacagactccttttgttgatgtcaGAGaataatagaaatctcacgaattgatcgtatacagcgcgcgcgtgtgtttaatgtattgatctcccatgattgatgatgtattcgcttatactcttattccgttgtaaagcatcaacgatgagcaacttgaccgaagtggaaagaatcaatacaggctgaactagacttgttatgttggtcgttgttcataagtgtaatgagaaagatgaagtcatgcgatatatgcaggacttatggcgcaaaaattgtctcattatcctagtattgagtacgatgagttatattctctcgttatggacataattgctttctgctacttgatcagtagtagtgtccatgaaaactgatttgcagcatatgatagtggtcatagaatatctgtaaagggatcttgacgcagatatgagagtgcccgagggactttaaatgcctccagaccacggagagcttatgtaatcagattgcgacgttcgagagaacgtagtacaatcggttgcaagaactcatacccatatgtgttcatatgaagctaattcttgattctctattccgtctaagtatagatgatgaagagattcaatgagttatacattcatacatgttagtgttgttgggacactattactttcattatgacgtgattaactatgcgcctatgcattgtcattggacttgcattgcttctttgacatgggtttagttctacactcagtgaaccaacacaaatcctatccacaccaacgccgccagcagctccagcaacatcaacgtacgccttagtgtagcagtcgacactggtagcgtagaggatgcgtacggttccgtcttggaccaaaatcagtccttcattggtccattcccccattctttttgcgaaagacacattgaatgtgacaaatcagaatctgtccagtttcgtaggtcaacttcaacgagacctacaggacagctcgctcgatgaaatatggtgaaattagtaccgttggaaaggtctatgtgtctactttcaagggacatcaacctttcgttcatagctatcatattgagtgagttatggccgttttagcaaagtaggacagttctgtccggaaatttgcaagtcagtcaacttcgacagagcattgtgaactactccgatcggatgaggttgtgaaccttatgtcactggaaagccacgggtgtctacttttcagaacattttacggttcgctgatacctattttgacgaagaagttatggccgtttaagtgagtgaaggtcattctacccgagaatctgattttcattgcaaactcttgttttgagttgttatgcaatcttgtttcctgaGACCTAAGTTTGGAtaagtatagcatggatgatctaaggatatgtggctagattaatgattaatcattagcccaagactatgtttgagaagcatgtaatgaacgttgtatacgttgttctttgtactccatgattatggcactaatcagggggagttgtttcgtagacttcagggggagtctacctcacatgatgctatcaaatgtagacggtgcgttgtgctctttttcccttcgatcaagcttttgtttttacccaagaggtttttattttgcttgacaaggtttttaccgaggcaacgatgtgtgcaccatgcaacctaggcatgcgacacaagggggagtgttccgggagaattactattctacccttatgtgtgtcttagcctaataggtttcctgttaagagatagattagcatctccgtaatagattaggactccgaatcctacgggattgtggttttgtaatgcctatatataggcctccatatcattcaataatatacaattatttcatcctgaaacaatagttatataataacCTTTTATGACATATAATAGATAATtgattaaataaatattttttaaaatttcattcaaaattttcatatttttatataaattttcatcaatttacttaattaatttttttaaattaaaattttcctGAAATTTCCTATGCTTGATATATTTCCGTTTTGACCGAAATTTCAGTCTTTGCTTCGTCTCCGTCGGTCTTCACTCTGCGCCCTTTCGACTCCCCTCCACCGTCGccaagtctctctctctctcactcgcTTTTCACCTTCATCCTCAATAAAAAAGTAAttctacttcttcttcttcttcttcttcttcttcttcttcttcttcttcttctctccttGAATCTCACAACTCATTCAAGGTAAGCATCTGTCTGAATTTGAGACATATCCCTAGGTCATTTTTGAGGGCTACCCAGATGCTTAAATCCAACACAAATCGGTACATGTGGATGATTATTCAATTTGGTTTTGCAGGACTTGGGTTGCTTTGGGATGGCTGCTGCAGAGCTGCAATCTTCAAAGGAAGAGATGGTGGCTTGGGTGAGGGCCCTGGAGGATGCTTTGCTTCCATGCTTGCCTGCCAGAGAGCTTCAAGCAATTGACCGCTCTCCCCACCCTTCTCATCAGAGTTAGTAATTGTCTCCATAtctttatgtttttcttttcttttggattTTCAACAGATTCGTGTGCATGATCAACCACTGATATTGCCTTAGTAACTCGTTCCTATTAAATGTATTCAAACTCGTTTCGACATCCAAGttattagttttcttttttgggaTAGTGAACTTCGTAACAGTTAATAATATTTGGAATCAgattggaggtgtgtctttgGTTCTGTCACTCCCTTGTGTCTGATTATGCATGTTTTCACCTTTGGTAAATGAGCATTCTAGATTCAGGGCATTTTTCAATGGAGGAGTTGGTTGATGTGGAAATCGGATAGTTAGTTTTTTAACCAAGTTTTTGAAACATGGGAAATAAGAGGTTGTCATTGCTTAAGAAACATTGTTGAAATAGAATTTCAGATAACCAAGTGCCAAAGTTGTTAATTGGGTGTGAAGCtacattatatataaaattgtGCTGCGCTCAAATTCTTCTTGTGAAACTCAGTAGCTCGGATTAGGTCCATTGGTGGATAAGTTTAGGACATGAATATGTCTGAGTAATCATCACCTCTTTTAAGCCAATTGAACACACTGTACAGTAATGCATATTAATAAGTCTGCAGCAATATCTCATTCTGTATTTGAGTTTTTGAGTGGGTGCAATGCCTTTGGTTCTTGAGCAAAACCTGGAAGGTTATCATTGTAGTGGTTAGAGAAATCCACGAGTCTTTCATTTTACCTTTCTATAATGTTTGAGGTTTACTCTGCTGGTACTATTTGTTACTAAAATCCACAGCTTATAGAGAGTTTGCTTACTGAAACTTTATTTTTGTCTAATTTTggaaaaacagttaaattacCTTCTTGTTTCCTATACTGGTGTTTAATTTgtcgtttttttttccagttgATGTGGAGAGACATGCCCGAGATTTTATGGATGCTGCTAAAAAGCTCCAGCTGTATTTTCTTAGTCTGCAACGTGAGGATCAGCCAACAGATGCCGAACAACTTAGAAAGGTTAAGCCATGGTTCTAGTTTATCCAATGACTATGATTATTGGACCTTGGTTTTTAGCTGTGgtgcattttcttttctgcaGGAGATTTCTGTGATGGAAGACGAGTTGAAGAAAAAGACTGAGATTATTGAGAAGCATGAAAGGCTTATCCAGGGGTGGAAAAAGGAGCTAAAAGACCAATTGAACAAGCATAATACCGAGCTTCAGAAAGTGTAGTTACTTGAGCAAGATTCTGGATCCAAGAGGTATGTAGCTTGTAAGTTGTCATCCCATCGAACGTGGATAAATGCTGACAGTGGTGGTAATTCTTTCTACTCAATGTAAATTGAAGGAGAGACGGTTAGCTAGTAATGGTGAGCTTGACTCCACCAAAGCAGTTGAATCTGAAGTGCTTCATGATTTTTCTGCTCTTGGTGTCACCTTTCTAGCCTCTTTACTTCTCTTCATAAGTAATAGTTCTCAGGTTTTCATTTGTGTCGTAGCTTGTTGATCACTGATGTATGACCTACAAAATAGGTTCTGTATACTCTTCTTATCAAAGGCAGAATGAACTTCTGAAGTCCAAAAAAATTATGAGAACTCTATCTTTCTtcgtattattatttagtgTAGTATAATTTTCGCATCTTTCCAGTTTTTTTGTGAACTGTTAGAACATTGGCGGACAAGTACTCCTTCATTCACGCCCAAACAACCAACTTCAAAGTCTCCACTAAGTGGCTTTTCTGTGCCCCTTTCCAGTTTTTACTCCATTTTTCAAATTTGGAAGGCAAACTTTTCCTTTATTCCCCCACCATTAGAACACAGTCGCAATCACAGTGACACCCACACCTGCGCATCTTCACTTCTTCAGGGTCAAGAACTTTGTGCAACAAGCTATCTTCTACCAATCCAAAGTCCAATCTTATTTTAGGTACCAACCCCACATGTCACATTATATAGCACTAAAGTCACTTATTATATGCACATCCATGATTAAAGAATGCATCATATTCCCTGTACAAACTTTGGCTTTTGGTTGTGATCAGTCATAATACAATTGAGTGATTGACCAACCTCTTGTAGTTATCAAATATACGTACTATTACATCCTCTAGATTATTGTTTTATAAAATTTGTAACACCGTTATAAATTACTATTAATGTaacaatatattaatatgccgGATGGTATAACGTGAtctcaaatgcaatatatTTTGGACTTTGGAATACGTTAACTTGAGAAGAACATCATTTTGGGAAGGAAAGCAAATAATGAGAATAGTTGGGAGACAAAATGTAATAATAGAAAGCATATTCCAACAATGAACGGCTGTGAATCAGTCATAGGGAAGTAGGAGACTCATCAGAGCCGTTGATTTGTTCAGTTAGATAAAACCTTGTTTTCACAGTCTCAAATCTCACCTCCTTTAAGAGCTCTTGAGTCCTACGCAAACACAAACGCAAGCTGCCAACTGGGCTTTCATATTGAGTTGAGTTCTGTCCCCTCAAGAACACTGCAAATGCGTGTTGTGAGGTGTTAGCTTCTCTCAGTTTTGTGGGTTCTTGAAGTTTCGTTCTTTCTGGGAATTCTGTGAATTCTGTGAATATGAGGAATTTGAAGGAGTTGTGGGTGAAGAAGACATTGGTGGGTCTTGGGTTGGGCCAGTTGCTGTCGCTCTTGATCACTTCTACTGGCTTTTCATCATCAGAGTTGGCTAAAAAAGGTCATCAGTTTCTTAAAACGTGTCTTATCAATGATTGCCTTGTGTTATTGCATGTTGTAGTTCATGCCAATATCACTAGTTGACTTGTTGCGGACTATGCAGAGGAGTTGGTTCTGTTTTTGATTTGATACAACCAGTTTGGAGTTCTGAACTCCAATCCCATATTGCTTGGAGATTCTAACTGTTTACGTTTTAGCCGAAATTTTAATGAAACACTTCTCATTGTGATGTTTATGAAGTAGTATTATGTCAGTTAATCCTCCTTTCACTAAATTTGTCTTGAATTCCTTGTGCATTTGAAATTTAAGTTCTTTTGAAGAGGAGGCTCTGATAATATCATTCTTCTGATGTTTTTTTGGTTGCAGGAATTGATGCACCTACTTCACAGTCTTTTCTGAACTATGTCCTCTTAGCAGTTGTGTATGGAAGTATCATGCTTTACCGGAGGAAACCACTTAAGGTTGTTCTTTAAGCCTTCTACCTAAATACTTGTATTGAATTAAGTCGTCATATGATCAGGTTTCATTGTGTTGTAAAGGAGCAGCATATAGGAAGACAACATTCAAGgtgaataaaaataattaaagggTCCAAGTCTAGGAACAGGATTGTATAGAGTTGTTACTAAATTGACTAAACAGAAGGCCTTGTAGCCAGCCCGGGGCTGCATGTCATAGAATCAATGGGATTTACTATGATAATGGTTGTTGTAACTAACCAAGTCAGGGTTCTTGGAATCGTGGATGTAAATTTTCTGCaaaactcaaaaatgtttCTTTCACATGGTTTATCATGATTTatcaaaaaattcaaaatgttgaatcccaatcaaaatgaaacatgcttgataaaaaaaataaaataccaACAATCTTTCTTTCATGTAAGGTACATGAGTAAGTTTGTTGATGGACCTTATGATTATGATTTGTATGTCTTCCGTGACTTTTCATCTTAACAATGGATACTACGGGTTATGTAAAGAACAAATGCTCTTGTGTAACTTCCGCAATAATTTATACATGAAAGATGAAACTATAAGCTCTCATATGCTAAATACCTGTTTCTGTTTCTGGAAACTCTGCAGGCTAAATGGTATTACTATCTACTTCTTGGGTTGGTGGATGTGGAGGCAAATTTTTTAGGTCAGTATCTATCTCCACATGTTCTCAAACATTAATTCTATTTGCCGACTTTAACTTTTTTTAGTTCTGTTTCGAGATTTCCGTTCGTCCTGGTACTTTGTTATTTGTGGAATTCTGAGGGATATGTCCCTACTCGGAAATGCACCTTATCATTGTACGATTAGAgtttatatgtataatatcATTGTCCTCTATCATTTCTTTTGGATGGTTTTACTGTGGTGGATGCCTACTTATAGAATCTCCTTCTGATTATAGATTTACTGGCTTAACATGATTGATTATtttatatgtaatttttttaacacATTATAGCAATAATTTCAGATACTTGATTATTATATCCTATAGACAAAAATTAGCTTCCTAAAATGAAGAGAAGATTAGTGAAGGATCTGACGAAAAAAAAGATTCAACACATATAAACAGAAAGTAAATGATATGAAAGTTGTTTAAAACAGGTATCAGAAGTACAGCAGTCGAATAGTAGAATTATACGTGTGTGACTGCTATTTCTTGAACATTCATTTCTAAtcaaaattgtgtatctagcTTTTCAATGCCATCACTTAACAAGTAAAGTTATTTGCTGATAACTGCGCATGTGTTGTGCAGTGGTGAAGGCTTATCAATACACATCTATAACTAGTGTCATGTTGCTGGATTGTTGGACTATCCCATCGGTCATGCTTCTTACTTGGATTttcctcaaaacaaaatacagATATAAAAAGATAACCGGTGTGGTGGCCTGTGTTGCTGGCGTTGTCATGGTTATTTTCTCAGATGTTCATGCAGGTGACCGAGCAGGTAAAAATCTGCATCAAGTGTAGCCTGCATTGTTTCCTGTATTTGCTTGATTTAAAGCCACAGTAGACAATGTAGTTGCTTGTAAAATATCAAACATATCTTTGTTCTGTGTTTTTCTGATGGTATATGCATCGTCATGGCATGTAGGAGGGAGCAATCCCCATAAAGGGGATATACTAGTAATTGCTGGTGCTACACTGTACGCTGTCACTAACGTCAGTGAGGTAACACACTTTTAATAAGTGCAGGAATGCATATGACGATAACTTTACGCAAATGCTGTATGCTGGTATAGAGCTTCTGAGATGCGAAGCATTAACATAGGGAAACTGTTCATATAGATCTTATTTTGATTCAATGGCTGAATGGCTAATGCTTAGTTATCATTCCCCTGCAGGAGTTTCTAGTGAAGAATGCTGACAGAGTTGAACTCATGTCCTTGCTGGGCTTTTTTGGTGCCATTGTCAGTGCGATCCAAATGTATCCTTTGGTGGATGTAGCCTTCTATGATTTTACTGATTCTGGTTGTTTTTTCTGATTGTCTTTTACTCCACTCTGCTTCTTAAGGTGATTTTGATGCATAGAAAAATGCTTTACCATAAACAGAACTTGCTCTTCATATTTGTAGCTGTTCTTTTAACTATTTTGGAT
This is a stretch of genomic DNA from Argentina anserina chromosome 4, drPotAnse1.1, whole genome shotgun sequence. It encodes these proteins:
- the LOC126791362 gene encoding mediator of RNA polymerase II transcription subunit 28, with protein sequence MAAAELQSSKEEMVAWVRALEDALLPCLPARELQAIDRSPHPSHQIDVERHARDFMDAAKKLQLYFLSLQREDQPTDAEQLRKEISVMEDELKKKTEIIEKHERLIQGWKKELKDQLNKHNTELQKV
- the LOC126790570 gene encoding uncharacterized protein LOC126790570; this encodes MRNLKELWVKKTLVGLGLGQLLSLLITSTGFSSSELAKKGIDAPTSQSFLNYVLLAVVYGSIMLYRRKPLKAKWYYYLLLGLVDVEANFLVVKAYQYTSITSVMLLDCWTIPSVMLLTWIFLKTKYRYKKITGVVACVAGVVMVIFSDVHAGDRAGGSNPHKGDILVIAGATLYAVTNVSEEFLVKNADRVELMSLLGFFGAIVSAIQISILERNELKNIKWSSGAVFPFVGFSLAMFLFYSLVPILLKINGSTMLNLSLLTSDMWAVIIRIFAYHEKVDWMYFVAFAIVVIGLVIYSWGEKDESQRLADVADEDTERSKHFDREVGPVTRDPGTMAGTSKTGHSSKDEAPGSSTTER